The sequence TGGCAGCCGCTGAAGCTCTACTACCACCTGACCTTCCACAAGGCGCGCATCCTGGCGCTGCACGACGCGATGAAGGCGCAGGGGCTCGAGTCCCCGTACGCCGAGCGGCTGGAGACCTGGATCGACCGGGCCGAGGACAGCAACCGGCTGACGACCCAGGTCGAGTGCGGGGCCTTCTTCGAGGTGCGCGACCGAGCGCTGCTGGCGCACGCGACCCAGGTCGATCCCGAGGGCCCGTGGTTCCGCGTCCCGCTCGACCTGCAGCGCGAGGCCTGGCCGACGGAGGACTACCAGCTTGCTCGCTCCCTCATCGAGGTCGGGACTCTCCCCGAGAACGACCTCTTCGCCGGGATCCGCTGACGGCCGCCTCGCCAGGTCGCGCCGTGCCGCCCGAGGTGGAATTGCCTGAGTCCGCCCGCGGTCGGTCGTGGCGTAGGGTCGAGCCGTGAACGAGGTGTTTGCGGGGCCCGTACTGGCGGCCAACGAGATCAGCGCTGGCACCGCCGGGCTGTTCGTCGTCGTGCTGCTCTGCATCGCGTCTGGCTTCATCTTCTACTTCATGTCCGGCAGCCTTAAGCGGATGCGCGGCCACGTCGAGGACGGCGACTTCGCGGCGGCCGACGCGCGCCGCCGTGCCGCGAAGTCGGGCGAGGACGAGCCGGCCGAGGTCAGCCAGGCCCAGACCGCCACCATCCCGGCCCAGTCGACGGGCGCGCCTCCGGACGCCTGACGGCCTGTCCACCGGTCGCGGCGCACGGCTCGATATTCGGTCGCACCGGTACCCTCGGAGAGAGACGATCTCGACGACGGACCAGCCGAGTGGATGCGACAACGATGACCGACAAGGCCCAGAGCGGCGCGGCCGAGGGCGCGACGACACCCTCCCCAGCGGAGACCGAGCTGCCGTTCCGCTACGGCCCGAGGCTGGCCGGCGAGATCGAGAGCCGTTGGCAGAGCTGGTGGCGGGAGCACGGCACGTTCGCCTCCCCGAACCCGATCGGCCCGCTGTCCGACGGGTTCGACGAGGTCAAGGGCCTGGACCCCTTCTTCGTCCTGGACATGTTCCCGTACCCGAGCGGCGCGGGCCTGCACGTCGGACATCCGCTGGGCTACATCGGTACCGACGTCTACGCGCGTTATCTGCGGATGACCGGCAGGCACGTGCTGCACAGCTTCGGTTATGACGCCTTCGGGCTGCCGGCCGAGCAGTACGCGATCAACACCGGCCAGCACCCGCGGGTGACCACCGAGGCCAACATCGCGAACATGCGACGCCAGCTGGGCCGGCTGGGCCTGGGCCACGACACGCGGCGCGAGATCGCCACCACCGACGTCACGTACTACCGGTGGACCCAGTGGATCTTCAAGAAGATCTTCGACAGCTGGTACGACGAGAACCTGGACCGGGCTCGCCCGATCGCCGAGCTGGTCGCCGAGTTCGAGGCGGGCACCCGGACGCCCGCCGGGACGCTGCCGTGGTCCGAGCTGGACGCGACCGAGCGCCGGAAGGCCGTCGACGGCCACCGGCTCGCCTACCTGGCCGAAGGCCTGGTCAACTGGTGCCCCGGCCTGGGCACCGTGCTGGCCAACGAGGAGGTCACCGCCGACGGCCGCAGCGACATCGGCAACTACCCGGTGTTCCGCCGCCCGCTGCGCCAGTGGACCCTGCGGATCACCGCCTACGCCGAGCGGCTGATGGCCGACCTGGACCTGGTCGACTGGCCCGACTCGATCAAGCAGATGCAGCGCAACTGGATCGGCCCCTCCGACGGCGCGCACGTCACGTTCGCGGCCTTCACGGGTGATCCCGACGGGCCGCCCAGACCCGCGCTGGCCCTGGACGTCTACACGACCCGGCCGGACACGCTGCCAGGCGCGACGTTCATGGTGCTGGCGCCCGAGCACCCGCTGGTCGACGCGCTGACCGCGTCGGAGTGGCCCACGGGCACCCCGGCGGAGTGGACCTTCAACGAAGGACGCCCTGCCGGCACCTCCGACGCCGACTGGACCCCGGCCGCCGCCGTCGCCGCCTACCAGGAGTTCGCCGGCACCCGCAGCGACCGCCAGCGCGGCGAGGAGGTCGACCGCACCGGCGTCTTCACCGGTGCGTACGCCCGCAACCCGGTCACCGGCAAGGCCATCCCGATCTTCCTGGCCGACTATGTGCTGCTGGGCTACGGCACCGGCGCCGTGATGGCCGTCCCCGCGCACGACCAGCGTGACTTCTCCTTCGCCCGCGAGTTCGGCCTGCCGACCCCGCCCGTGCTGGCCCCGAACGACGACTTCCTGGCCGAGCACGGGCTGTCGTCGAACGACTCGGTCGACGTCTGGCCGGTGGCCTTCTCCGGCGAGGGCGAGTACCTGCCCGCTCCGCCCGGAGCCCCGGTGCTGACCGGCCTGTCGAAGACCGACGCCGTGAAGGCCACCGTCTCCTGGCTGGAGGCGGCCGGCACCGGCAGGGCGGCCCGTTCCTACCGGCTGCGCGACTGGCTGTTCTCCCGGCAGCGCTACTGGGGTGAGCCGTTCCCGATCGTGTACGACGAGACCGGCCTGCCGATCGCCGTGCCCGACGACGTGCTGCCCGTCCAGCTGCCCGAGATGACGGACTTCCGCCCGACCCCGATGGCGGAGGACGACACCTCCGACCCGGTGCCGCCGCTGGCCCGCGCGTCCGACTGGACCACGGTGACCCTGGACCTGGGCGACGGCCCCAGGCAGTACCGGCGCGAGACGAACACGATGCCCCAGTGGGCCGGCTCCTGCTGGTACTACCTGCGCTACCTGGACCCGACGAACGCCGAGCGGTTCGTCGACCCCGAGATCGAGCGGTACTGGATGCCGTCCGTCGACGGGCCGGACGGCGACGGCGGCGTCGACCTGTACGTCGGCGGCGTCGAGCACGCCGTGCTGCACCTGCTGTACGCCCGGTTCTGGCACAAGGTTCTGTACGACCTGGGCCTGGTGTCGACCAGGGAGCCGTTCAAGCGGCTGTTCAACCAGGGCTACATCCAGGCCGACGCCTTCCTGGACGCCCGGGGCATGTACGTCCCGGCCGTCGAGGTCACCACCGAGGCGGACGGGACGCTGCGCTACGAGGGTGAGCCGGTCTCCCGCCGTTCCGGGAAGATGGGCAAGAGCCTGAAGAACAGTGTGACGCCAGACGAGATGTACGACGCCTACGGCGCCGACACACTGCGCGTCTACGAGATGGCGATGGGCCCGCTGGACGCCGACCGTCCCTGGCGCACCGACGACATCGTCGGCCCGCACCGGTTCCTGCAGCGGCTGTGGCGCAACCTGATCGACGAGGAGACCGGCCAGCCCCGAGTCGCCGACGCGGACCTGGACGACGAGGCGACCCGCACGCTGCACCGCACGATCCTGGCGGTGCGGGCCGACTACGCGGGGATGCGGTTCAACACCGCGGTGGCCAGGCTGATCGAGCTGACCAACTTCGTCAGCAAGCACCACTCGTCCGAGGCGAAGCGGCCGCCGCGGGCGCTGGCCGAGGCGATGGTGCTGATGCTGGCCCCGCTGGCCCCGCACATCACCGAGGAGCTGTGGACGCGGCTGGGTCACGACGGCTCGCTCGTCCGCGAGCCGTTCCCGGTCGGCGACGAGGCGCTGGCCGCCGAGTCGACGGTGACGCTGCCGGTCCAGGTCAACGGCAAGGTCCGCTTCACCCTGTCCGTCCCCGTCGGAGCCGGCGAGGACGAGGTCAAGGCGGCCCTGACGGCCCATGAGGACTACGCGAAGCACACCGACGGCAAGACGGTGAAGCGCCTGATCGTCGTCCCCGGCCGCATCATCAACATCGCCATCGCCTGAGGCGTCGGCCAGAGACGGCGCTTCACGCCTCTGGCCGATCGCCGGTGCCGACGATCGGCGTTGGCGTCGCCGTCGCCGTCGGGCGCCCTCCCATCCGGTCCCTCGGATTTCGAGGCCCGGTCCGGCCTACTCCGAGGCGACGACTTGCCCTGCGCAGACGCCGATCATCCGGCTGACTGGGCAAGCTGCTGCGCCTTGATCGCTAACTGCGCAGGATAAAGGCGGACAAATTGGTGTACCCAGCGCCGTTTTGCCTGCGCAACGAGTGATCAATGCGTCGTGCTGGGGCGCGAGGCCATCTTGATCACTGGTTGTGCAGGGGAATTTGTACCCGTGTGGGCCGGGAGTGGATGGCTGCTGGACGTGGGCATGAGGTCGGGCTTGCTGCGCTGGTCAACCGAGGCCGTCACCCGGCCGATTTCCATACCAGGTTGGCGATCAAGCCTGGCGTCGAGCCCGGTCAGGGCGCATGATCGCCAACCTGGTATGCGGATCGTCGTTTGATGACCGATTTGCGCCCTTTTTCGATACGTGGTTAGCGATCAAGCCGCGCCAGTGGCTCGATCGGCCGAGAAGATCAGCGTCTGGGTATGGAAATCG is a genomic window of Pseudofrankia inefficax containing:
- a CDS encoding leucine--tRNA ligase — encoded protein: MTDKAQSGAAEGATTPSPAETELPFRYGPRLAGEIESRWQSWWREHGTFASPNPIGPLSDGFDEVKGLDPFFVLDMFPYPSGAGLHVGHPLGYIGTDVYARYLRMTGRHVLHSFGYDAFGLPAEQYAINTGQHPRVTTEANIANMRRQLGRLGLGHDTRREIATTDVTYYRWTQWIFKKIFDSWYDENLDRARPIAELVAEFEAGTRTPAGTLPWSELDATERRKAVDGHRLAYLAEGLVNWCPGLGTVLANEEVTADGRSDIGNYPVFRRPLRQWTLRITAYAERLMADLDLVDWPDSIKQMQRNWIGPSDGAHVTFAAFTGDPDGPPRPALALDVYTTRPDTLPGATFMVLAPEHPLVDALTASEWPTGTPAEWTFNEGRPAGTSDADWTPAAAVAAYQEFAGTRSDRQRGEEVDRTGVFTGAYARNPVTGKAIPIFLADYVLLGYGTGAVMAVPAHDQRDFSFAREFGLPTPPVLAPNDDFLAEHGLSSNDSVDVWPVAFSGEGEYLPAPPGAPVLTGLSKTDAVKATVSWLEAAGTGRAARSYRLRDWLFSRQRYWGEPFPIVYDETGLPIAVPDDVLPVQLPEMTDFRPTPMAEDDTSDPVPPLARASDWTTVTLDLGDGPRQYRRETNTMPQWAGSCWYYLRYLDPTNAERFVDPEIERYWMPSVDGPDGDGGVDLYVGGVEHAVLHLLYARFWHKVLYDLGLVSTREPFKRLFNQGYIQADAFLDARGMYVPAVEVTTEADGTLRYEGEPVSRRSGKMGKSLKNSVTPDEMYDAYGADTLRVYEMAMGPLDADRPWRTDDIVGPHRFLQRLWRNLIDEETGQPRVADADLDDEATRTLHRTILAVRADYAGMRFNTAVARLIELTNFVSKHHSSEAKRPPRALAEAMVLMLAPLAPHITEELWTRLGHDGSLVREPFPVGDEALAAESTVTLPVQVNGKVRFTLSVPVGAGEDEVKAALTAHEDYAKHTDGKTVKRLIVVPGRIINIAIA